A stretch of Alkalicella caledoniensis DNA encodes these proteins:
- the queG gene encoding tRNA epoxyqueuosine(34) reductase QueG, whose protein sequence is MLKENIVEKGREIGFLDIKFTGSEPFTEYLMHLQTLKEKNIYPPFVTEEISLRTNPRLILASCKTIIAVAMSYKHLMDIAANNPLPENYGYISPSAWHTDYHTLLKDSMEELIEFIDEQTEGKYTFKAYVDTGHLSDREVAKRAGLGYIGKNSCLITAKSGSYVWLGHILTNLYIKPDTQMNRQCGDCRNCILACPTKAINDDGTIDYNKCLSNVLVQKGDLPKSIINKMGKRIYGCDTCQLVCPKNKVLKSQGIDEHIEPGWMDLEELDKHSNKTFKEKYGHTAFSWRGKSVLKRNADAIKDKETQPKGT, encoded by the coding sequence TTGCTAAAGGAGAATATCGTAGAAAAAGGCAGAGAAATCGGTTTTTTAGATATTAAATTCACTGGTTCTGAACCATTTACTGAATATTTAATGCACCTTCAAACCTTAAAAGAGAAAAACATTTATCCTCCTTTTGTCACAGAAGAAATCTCTCTAAGGACAAATCCGAGATTAATCTTAGCTAGCTGTAAGACCATAATTGCCGTTGCCATGAGCTATAAACATCTTATGGACATAGCTGCAAATAACCCATTACCTGAAAATTACGGATATATATCCCCAAGTGCTTGGCATACTGACTATCATACTTTACTGAAAGATTCCATGGAAGAACTAATAGAGTTTATTGATGAGCAAACAGAAGGTAAATACACTTTCAAAGCCTACGTGGACACAGGCCATTTGTCAGATAGGGAAGTAGCTAAAAGGGCAGGATTAGGATATATAGGAAAAAACTCATGTCTAATAACTGCTAAAAGTGGGTCGTATGTATGGCTTGGACATATACTAACAAACTTATATATAAAACCTGACACCCAAATGAATAGGCAATGTGGAGATTGTCGAAATTGCATATTAGCTTGCCCCACGAAGGCTATAAATGATGATGGCACCATTGACTATAATAAATGTTTATCCAATGTTCTTGTGCAAAAGGGCGACCTGCCTAAAAGTATAATTAATAAGATGGGTAAAAGAATTTATGGATGCGATACCTGTCAATTGGTCTGTCCAAAAAATAAAGTCCTTAAGAGCCAGGGGATTGATGAACATATAGAGCCTGGATGGATGGATTTAGAGGAACTAGATAAGCATAGCAATAAAACATTTAAAGAAAAATATGGGCACACTGCATTTAGTTGGCGGGGAAAATCGGTGCTAAAAAGAAATGCAGATGCTATAAAAGATAAGGAAACACAACCCAAGGGAACATAG
- a CDS encoding HAMP domain-containing sensor histidine kinase, with product MRFSIRNKITYTYAILFTIVFFILGAYLSSFFGEHYMEVLKENLINNTTLLADYVQVLNVEQLHEYSFNITDTLGLRVTVIDIYGVPIAETLKPVGELENHLNRPEIQSALQGQITTASRYSTTVNSEMLYSAAPIYNESGEVIGFFRLAKPLVEIDETLSKIRFAIIGASLIGLVLTGVFGSLISGAITSSIDKLTAKAKKFGKGVFKPVTEIHTKDEIGELEKVFNEMGHNIGKMIENSSKEKARVENILRNLPVGVLVINQNGLVETSNSAARAILGADSGGGTKPLTHLTRDYQVNDFVMNLLSGVEQDEIEIILLNSTGENQFIRFKGAGVYKNKVGQYEEIVVVLQDITDLRKLEQMRKDLVANVSHELRTPVTAIQGFAETLLDGDVDTETTDHFLGIIKTESLRLSRLITDLLNLSKLESNEKKRKEGSSNLKIVVESVVNLLKEKFESKGSSISIEVDEKINLAVDKDYVEQIIVNYLENAIKYTPVKTKITISAVPQDNGFVRIVVIDTGPGIPQRDQRRIFERFFRVEKSRQRGEGGTGLGLAIVKHIVEGFNGEVGVMSSESGTAFWATLPQKR from the coding sequence TTGAGATTTAGTATAAGAAATAAAATAACATACACCTACGCCATTTTATTTACTATTGTGTTCTTTATTTTAGGGGCATACCTTTCTAGTTTTTTTGGTGAACACTACATGGAAGTACTCAAAGAAAACTTGATTAACAATACTACTTTGTTAGCAGACTACGTACAGGTGTTGAATGTAGAACAACTACATGAGTACTCTTTTAATATAACGGACACTTTAGGTTTAAGGGTAACGGTAATAGATATTTATGGCGTGCCCATAGCTGAAACATTAAAACCCGTGGGTGAGCTAGAAAATCACCTTAATAGACCAGAAATCCAAAGTGCTTTACAAGGGCAAATTACAACAGCAAGTAGATACTCCACCACAGTCAATAGCGAGATGCTTTATTCAGCAGCACCTATCTATAATGAAAGCGGTGAGGTGATTGGCTTCTTTCGCTTAGCAAAACCACTAGTGGAAATTGATGAGACCCTTTCTAAGATACGCTTTGCTATAATAGGTGCTAGTTTAATAGGGTTAGTATTAACAGGGGTTTTTGGTAGTTTGATATCAGGTGCAATAACAAGCTCTATTGATAAACTGACAGCTAAAGCTAAAAAATTCGGTAAGGGTGTTTTCAAACCTGTGACTGAAATCCATACAAAGGATGAAATAGGAGAACTTGAAAAAGTATTTAATGAAATGGGCCATAATATAGGAAAGATGATAGAAAATAGCTCAAAAGAAAAGGCAAGGGTTGAGAATATTTTGAGGAATTTACCTGTTGGGGTACTTGTTATAAATCAAAATGGACTAGTGGAGACTTCTAACAGTGCAGCCAGGGCTATTTTAGGTGCGGATTCAGGGGGAGGTACTAAGCCACTAACTCACCTTACAAGGGATTATCAAGTAAATGATTTTGTAATGAACCTCCTAAGCGGAGTTGAACAAGATGAAATTGAGATTATTTTACTAAATTCAACTGGAGAGAACCAGTTTATTCGCTTTAAGGGTGCTGGAGTTTACAAAAATAAAGTAGGTCAATATGAAGAGATTGTTGTAGTATTACAAGATATAACTGATTTAAGAAAACTAGAACAAATGAGAAAAGACCTAGTTGCAAATGTATCCCATGAACTAAGAACACCAGTAACGGCAATACAAGGGTTTGCAGAGACGCTGTTAGATGGTGATGTAGATACTGAAACCACTGACCATTTTTTAGGTATTATTAAAACAGAGTCTTTGAGGTTAAGTAGGTTAATTACTGATTTACTGAATTTATCTAAACTAGAAAGTAACGAGAAGAAACGTAAAGAGGGAAGTAGTAACTTAAAAATTGTTGTTGAATCTGTGGTCAATTTATTGAAAGAGAAATTTGAGTCAAAGGGAAGCAGCATAAGCATTGAAGTTGATGAAAAAATAAATTTAGCTGTAGATAAAGATTATGTAGAACAAATCATAGTAAACTACTTAGAAAATGCCATCAAATACACTCCTGTGAAAACTAAGATAACAATAAGTGCTGTACCACAAGATAATGGGTTTGTACGTATAGTGGTAATAGACACTGGTCCAGGCATACCCCAAAGAGATCAAAGAAGGATTTTTGAAAGATTTTTTAGAGTAGAAAAATCTCGACAAAGGGGAGAAGGTGGAACAGGACTAGGGCTTGCCATTGTAAAACACATTGTAGAAGGGTTTAACGGAGAAGTTGGTGTTATGAGCAGTGAAAGCGGAACAGCTTTTTGGGCTACGCTACCACAAAAAAGATAA
- a CDS encoding response regulator, giving the protein MRKILVVEDESAILELLKFNLKKEGYQVEAATDGQKAIGLIKENSFDLIILDLMLPEIDGLEVCKYIRQKHGFNVYVIMLTAKGEEIDKIVGLEIGADDYMTKPFSPRELLARIKAAFRRNNKIENKHYLEKGDLKIDRDQYLCQYKSVPLELTPKQFALLMYLVENDGKVCTREELLSNVWGYDYLGDSRTVDVHIRQLRQNLESVHGEDDIPIQTLRGVGYRFRSGKY; this is encoded by the coding sequence ATGAGAAAAATTTTGGTTGTTGAAGATGAAAGTGCCATCTTAGAGTTGTTGAAATTTAACCTAAAGAAAGAAGGTTATCAAGTTGAGGCGGCAACAGATGGTCAAAAAGCAATTGGTCTTATAAAAGAAAACTCCTTTGACCTTATTATTTTAGATTTAATGCTACCTGAAATTGATGGACTAGAAGTATGTAAGTATATAAGGCAGAAGCATGGGTTTAATGTATATGTCATTATGCTAACAGCAAAGGGCGAAGAAATAGATAAAATTGTTGGGTTGGAGATAGGTGCAGATGACTATATGACAAAACCCTTTAGCCCAAGGGAGCTTTTGGCAAGAATCAAGGCAGCATTTCGCAGAAACAACAAAATTGAAAATAAACATTACTTGGAAAAGGGTGATTTAAAGATAGATCGGGATCAATACCTTTGCCAGTACAAAAGTGTGCCTTTGGAACTGACTCCAAAACAGTTTGCTTTACTAATGTACCTAGTTGAAAATGACGGTAAGGTTTGCACCAGGGAAGAATTGCTTTCTAACGTGTGGGGCTATGACTACCTAGGTGACAGTAGGACAGTTGATGTTCACATACGTCAGCTTCGACAAAACTTAGAAAGTGTACATGGAGAAGATGATATACCCATCCAAACATTGAGGGGTGTTGGCTATCGCTTTAGGAGTGGTAAGTATTGA
- a CDS encoding protein-glutamate methylesterase/protein-glutamine glutaminase, which produces MTRAVLIDDSGFMRRVIKDILSQNSIEVVAEAENGFEGIKKVIELKPDVVLLDIEMPVLTGLDTLSLIMKKCPTPVVMFSSLTKEGADVTMEALKLGAIDFLQKPKTSLDVYALKDQLVDKIKTSAKAKVKDSSKEIKIQKKVKTLREVSHGQPNRICVIGCSTGGPKALTQIFEKMEYLNQSIFIVQHMPAFFTKTLAKRLNDITPFIVKEAEDKEEIKNGVVYLAPGDNHMEIVEHNGYKIISLNKDPALHGCRPAVDYLFKSAASIFKEKLLACVLTGMGKDGLDGSQWVKNQKGLVYVESEETCTIYGMPKQVAERNLADSILPIDSFAKEINKFLG; this is translated from the coding sequence ATGACCCGAGCCGTTCTAATAGACGATTCAGGATTTATGAGAAGAGTTATTAAAGATATATTAAGTCAAAATTCCATTGAAGTGGTGGCAGAAGCTGAAAATGGGTTCGAAGGTATAAAAAAAGTAATAGAGCTGAAACCAGATGTAGTTCTTTTAGATATAGAAATGCCTGTTTTAACAGGCCTTGATACATTGTCACTAATTATGAAAAAATGCCCAACACCAGTTGTGATGTTTAGCTCTCTAACTAAAGAAGGTGCCGATGTCACAATGGAGGCACTTAAGTTAGGGGCTATAGATTTTTTACAAAAACCTAAGACTAGTTTAGATGTTTATGCACTGAAAGATCAGTTAGTTGATAAAATCAAAACATCAGCTAAAGCTAAAGTAAAAGATAGCTCTAAAGAAATTAAAATACAGAAGAAGGTTAAAACCTTAAGAGAGGTTTCCCATGGACAACCAAATAGAATCTGTGTAATAGGATGCTCCACGGGGGGGCCTAAAGCACTTACACAGATTTTTGAAAAAATGGAGTACCTAAACCAAAGCATATTTATTGTTCAACATATGCCTGCATTTTTCACTAAAACCCTTGCTAAAAGATTAAATGACATTACACCATTTATAGTGAAAGAAGCAGAGGATAAAGAAGAAATAAAAAACGGTGTTGTTTATTTAGCCCCTGGTGATAACCATATGGAAATAGTGGAGCACAACGGATACAAAATTATTAGTCTAAATAAAGATCCGGCTTTGCACGGCTGTAGACCAGCAGTTGATTATCTTTTTAAGTCTGCTGCAAGCATATTTAAAGAGAAATTGCTGGCATGTGTTTTAACAGGGATGGGTAAAGATGGATTAGATGGTAGTCAGTGGGTAAAGAATCAAAAGGGTTTGGTTTATGTGGAAAGTGAAGAAACATGCACAATATATGGTATGCCAAAGCAAGTGGCAGAAAGGAATTTAGCAGATTCTATTTTACCCATAGATTCTTTTGCAAAAGAAATAAACAAATTTTTAGGTTAA
- a CDS encoding FMN-binding protein, producing MKAKLTLVSLLIVMLLVVMPGCGAGGDAQNGGDDQGRYQDGEYTGSAQGYNSEIEVRVVVSGGEITEIEVLDHEESAGIADNALAQTGQRIIEAQDTEIELITGATATSRGIRDAVANALEGTEN from the coding sequence ATGAAAGCTAAATTAACTTTAGTAAGCTTACTTATTGTGATGCTATTAGTGGTTATGCCTGGCTGCGGTGCTGGTGGAGATGCACAAAATGGTGGAGATGATCAAGGAAGATATCAAGATGGTGAATATACAGGCTCAGCTCAAGGCTACAATAGTGAAATCGAAGTTAGGGTTGTAGTAAGTGGTGGTGAAATCACCGAGATTGAAGTACTTGATCATGAAGAAAGTGCTGGCATAGCAGACAATGCATTAGCTCAAACAGGACAAAGAATAATTGAAGCTCAAGATACAGAAATAGAGCTGATAACAGGGGCAACAGCCACAAGTAGAGGCATAAGAGATGCTGTTGCAAATGCACTAGAAGGAACTGAAAATTAA
- a CDS encoding methyl-accepting chemotaxis protein, with protein sequence MKVGIIGAGVGGTSILKILMELPTVNVAWIADLDQQAEGIKLAQKNSIETGGNFLDFVKHSIVDCIIEATGVDKVKKLLLENVDESITIIDGQAANLLMEIVSGRDNLIKELKQMSEKLEKDLTSLNDGIHKVEQSVEQIKISTSDLSDMGHTLVNESKNASEAIGKTQEILGFIKSISKQSKILGINSSIEAARAGDAGRGFGVVAEEIRKMAESSDTSVEEIQKVILEIQNNMGAVQRGINISTNVAQKQAMATEEAFNILHKLAKISEEIKDFAEEIVALN encoded by the coding sequence ATGAAGGTGGGAATTATTGGAGCAGGGGTTGGAGGTACATCTATTCTTAAGATTCTTATGGAGTTACCAACAGTCAATGTCGCTTGGATAGCTGATTTGGATCAACAAGCTGAGGGTATTAAACTTGCACAAAAAAACTCCATAGAAACTGGAGGAAATTTTTTAGATTTTGTTAAACATAGTATCGTTGATTGTATTATAGAGGCAACTGGTGTTGATAAAGTTAAAAAGTTGTTACTTGAAAATGTAGACGAGAGTATCACAATTATTGATGGACAAGCTGCAAACCTTTTAATGGAGATAGTATCTGGACGTGATAATCTAATTAAGGAATTGAAGCAAATGTCAGAAAAACTTGAAAAAGATCTAACGAGCTTAAATGATGGTATACATAAAGTTGAACAATCAGTTGAGCAAATAAAAATCAGTACTTCTGACCTTTCTGATATGGGGCATACTTTAGTTAATGAGTCAAAAAATGCAAGCGAAGCAATAGGGAAAACCCAAGAAATTTTAGGATTTATTAAATCTATTAGTAAGCAAAGTAAGATACTAGGGATTAATTCATCCATCGAAGCTGCTAGGGCTGGAGACGCTGGCAGAGGTTTTGGTGTGGTAGCAGAGGAAATTAGGAAAATGGCTGAATCAAGTGATACATCTGTTGAAGAAATCCAGAAGGTTATACTAGAAATTCAAAATAACATGGGTGCAGTACAAAGGGGAATAAATATATCAACAAATGTAGCACAAAAACAGGCAATGGCCACAGAAGAAGCATTTAATATTTTACATAAACTGGCAAAAATTTCAGAGGAAATCAAGGATTTCGCAGAGGAGATAGTTGCACTTAATTAA
- a CDS encoding M56 family metallopeptidase gives MYNLISHPFITYSIVVTMVSYVMVHFITRYFIKNNTITGMLWLSVLMIGPLAYSLEYSRKSCIFIREGKGLHYLCFLSGKLGNILFPLLILFLAYALFRTSKGIYGYYKIRKTVSIYSLYSEDLQKIIRKKLDLAIPVYIVDLPMGTVFTLGFLNPKIYISKEMVDTLEKDELGCILIHEAGHGKSKDNLLKLILIFVRDLMFFNPLVDLALKKYFICREISCDKGAATHFSQETLNKCYIKVAKQI, from the coding sequence ATGTACAATCTCATAAGCCACCCTTTTATCACCTATAGTATTGTAGTAACCATGGTTTCCTATGTAATGGTGCATTTTATAACACGGTATTTCATCAAAAATAATACTATTACTGGAATGCTGTGGTTATCTGTGCTTATGATTGGACCTTTAGCATACTCTTTGGAATATAGTAGGAAAAGTTGCATTTTTATTCGAGAAGGTAAGGGCTTGCATTATTTATGTTTTTTAAGTGGAAAATTAGGAAATATACTATTTCCATTATTAATATTGTTTTTGGCATATGCCCTTTTTAGGACATCTAAAGGTATCTATGGGTATTACAAAATAAGAAAGACAGTTTCCATCTATTCCCTATACTCTGAAGATCTACAGAAAATTATTAGGAAGAAACTTGATTTAGCTATACCTGTTTATATAGTAGATTTACCAATGGGTACAGTGTTCACTTTAGGATTTCTTAATCCTAAAATATACATCTCCAAAGAAATGGTGGATACCCTAGAGAAAGACGAGTTAGGTTGTATACTTATACATGAAGCTGGACATGGGAAATCTAAAGATAATTTACTTAAGTTAATTTTGATTTTTGTAAGGGACTTAATGTTTTTTAACCCCCTCGTTGACTTAGCTTTAAAAAAATACTTCATCTGTAGAGAAATTAGTTGTGACAAAGGAGCTGCAACACATTTTTCCCAAGAAACCTTGAATAAATGCTATATAAAAGTAGCAAAACAAATATGA
- a CDS encoding BlaI/MecI/CopY family transcriptional regulator, with the protein MKLIFSDFKPFQRGTKKVLGELEADILDVIWDSEPVTVREVCDKLNRNRNIAYTTVMTVMGRLAKKGYLEKNKCENTAAYIYNSVITKDEFQKSIVSSVIKGLMEDYKDQVLSHFASEVSKDELDKIEQLVKDEV; encoded by the coding sequence ATGAAACTAATTTTTTCTGATTTCAAACCATTTCAAAGGGGAACTAAAAAAGTACTTGGGGAACTAGAGGCTGATATCTTAGATGTTATATGGGATAGTGAACCGGTTACTGTCCGTGAGGTATGTGATAAATTAAATAGAAACAGAAATATTGCTTATACTACTGTAATGACAGTTATGGGTAGACTTGCTAAAAAAGGTTACTTAGAAAAAAACAAGTGTGAGAACACTGCTGCATATATTTACAATAGCGTTATTACTAAGGACGAATTTCAAAAAAGTATTGTTTCCAGTGTTATAAAGGGTTTAATGGAGGATTATAAAGATCAAGTATTATCACACTTTGCTTCTGAGGTAAGTAAAGACGAGTTAGATAAAATTGAACAACTAGTGAAAGACGAGGTATAG
- a CDS encoding ZIP family metal transporter produces the protein MFETIVVSGLAGLATALGALVVIFLKKPSEKMVSVMMGFAAGIMIAISTLELIPEAVDLGGVFNTALGFILGALLMFLLDLLVPHSHMGTGERDNGESQLKKMGYFIFLGIALHNLPEGLAIGAGFVAEEALGISIAIALAVHNIPEGMATAVPLLGGGVSKGKVLLLTLVAGMMTPLGTAIGFLLFGLSESFVSIALSLAAGAMIYIVSDELIPHSHKTHSHWANLGLLCGFLLGFLIT, from the coding sequence ATGTTTGAGACTATAGTTGTTAGTGGTTTAGCAGGCCTTGCAACTGCCCTTGGAGCTTTAGTAGTGATATTCTTAAAAAAGCCCAGTGAAAAAATGGTTTCTGTAATGATGGGATTTGCAGCAGGTATTATGATTGCTATTTCAACCCTTGAACTTATACCTGAAGCTGTAGATTTGGGGGGAGTATTTAACACTGCCCTTGGCTTTATATTAGGGGCACTCCTGATGTTTTTACTAGATCTATTAGTTCCCCACTCTCATATGGGGACAGGGGAAAGAGATAACGGAGAATCTCAGTTAAAAAAAATGGGTTACTTTATATTCTTAGGAATAGCCTTACATAATCTGCCAGAAGGTTTAGCAATAGGAGCAGGCTTTGTGGCTGAAGAAGCACTAGGGATCTCCATAGCTATAGCCCTTGCTGTTCACAACATTCCTGAAGGTATGGCCACTGCGGTACCCCTCTTAGGTGGGGGTGTAAGTAAAGGTAAGGTATTATTACTTACCCTAGTTGCTGGTATGATGACACCTTTAGGTACAGCTATAGGCTTTTTGTTATTTGGTTTATCAGAAAGTTTTGTTTCTATAGCACTGAGTTTAGCAGCAGGTGCTATGATTTACATCGTTAGTGATGAACTGATACCGCACTCCCATAAGACTCATTCACATTGGGCTAATTTAGGACTTTTATGTGGCTTCTTACTGGGTTTTTTAATAACATAA
- a CDS encoding TldD/PmbA family protein yields MNIRDFKEKLFSLGTENGFTDMEVYFNASNNFNVKIFKGEVDNYTVADESGLAFRGLYKGKMGYAFTEKVDETSLGILIEEAKGNAMIIEDEDEVEIFAGSEKYNDFEGYSKALDEFTPEKKIQFAKDLEKEAFALDSRVVAVNYCMMASGEGERIIINNKGLEKSAKDNLAYCYLSVVVKEGENIKTGAKFVASTNITDFHAKKIAEKAVKEAVSMLGAETVKSKNYPVIFRNDAANTMLETFSSIFSAENVQKDLSLLKGKLGKNIASEKITIIDDPLMENGFASTPFDAEGVATYKKEIVSQGKLNTFLHNLKTAKKDGTESTGNAYKASFKGSVGIAPSNMYISPGEKTYDQLVENVEEGIIITDLQGLHSGTNAVSGDFSLAAQGYLVQNGKIIRPVDQITIAGNFYELLNEIEDIADDLEFGLPSRGNFGSPSLRVKGIAVSG; encoded by the coding sequence ATGAATATAAGAGATTTCAAAGAAAAGCTTTTTAGTTTAGGAACTGAGAATGGGTTTACAGATATGGAAGTTTATTTTAATGCAAGTAACAATTTTAATGTTAAGATATTTAAAGGAGAAGTTGACAACTATACAGTAGCCGATGAATCAGGCCTAGCTTTTAGAGGACTTTATAAAGGCAAGATGGGATACGCTTTTACTGAAAAGGTAGATGAAACATCCTTGGGCATTCTAATTGAAGAGGCAAAAGGAAACGCAATGATAATAGAGGATGAGGACGAGGTTGAAATTTTTGCCGGTTCGGAAAAATATAATGATTTTGAAGGGTATTCAAAAGCCCTTGATGAGTTTACACCGGAGAAGAAAATACAATTTGCAAAGGACCTAGAAAAAGAAGCTTTTGCTTTAGATAGTAGGGTAGTGGCAGTTAACTACTGTATGATGGCTTCTGGAGAAGGGGAAAGAATCATAATTAACAATAAGGGCCTTGAGAAATCTGCTAAAGATAACTTAGCATACTGTTACCTATCCGTTGTGGTTAAAGAAGGGGAAAATATAAAAACAGGAGCTAAGTTTGTGGCTTCAACAAATATAACTGACTTTCATGCTAAAAAAATAGCAGAGAAAGCAGTTAAAGAAGCTGTATCTATGTTAGGTGCTGAAACAGTAAAATCTAAAAACTATCCTGTAATCTTTAGAAATGATGCAGCAAACACAATGTTAGAAACATTTAGCTCTATCTTTTCTGCAGAAAATGTTCAAAAGGATTTATCCCTTTTAAAGGGTAAACTAGGCAAAAATATTGCCTCAGAGAAAATTACCATAATTGACGATCCTTTAATGGAGAATGGATTTGCATCAACACCCTTTGATGCTGAAGGAGTAGCTACTTATAAAAAAGAGATAGTTTCCCAAGGAAAGCTTAATACATTTTTACACAACCTAAAAACTGCTAAGAAGGATGGCACTGAATCCACAGGCAATGCCTATAAAGCCTCCTTTAAAGGCTCAGTTGGGATTGCCCCATCTAATATGTATATCAGTCCAGGGGAAAAGACATATGACCAGTTAGTTGAAAATGTTGAAGAAGGAATAATAATAACAGATTTACAAGGGTTACACTCTGGAACAAATGCTGTTTCTGGTGATTTCTCTTTAGCAGCTCAAGGTTACTTAGTTCAAAATGGTAAAATTATTAGACCAGTTGATCAAATAACTATAGCAGGCAACTTCTACGAATTGCTTAATGAGATTGAGGACATAGCAGATGACTTAGAATTTGGTCTACCATCTAGGGGTAATTTTGGCTCACCCTCTTTGAGGGTTAAAGGAATAGCAGTATCAGGATAG
- a CDS encoding TldD/PmbA family protein, translating to MLDKALVQEVLNQALTTGGDFAEVFVEDTQTTAIGMIGGIVEESNSGRDYGIGIRIFKGHNSVYAYTNDSSKENLLKVASTAAAALKGTKGDLVINLTKVDILNNHPIAKIPNTVSKNQKVEIMKRAYSVAKNYSSEISQVVVRYLDVDQKILIANTEGLFVEDRRIRTRLPIEAIASKGTEKQSGFYGPGAHKGFEFFDGIDVDYYATEAARIATTMINAELCPSGKMPVIIDNEFGGVIFHEACGHGLEATSVAKKTSVFADKVGEQVASELVTAIDDGTIPNAWGSSNIDDEGMKTQKNILIEDGILKGYMIDKLNARRMGMEPTGSGRRQNYKFAPTSRMTNTYIAGGKSTPEEIIANTEYGLFAKYMGGGSVNPATGEFNFAVNEGYLVKNGKIDRPVRSATLIGRGIDVLKKIDMVGNNLGLGQGMCGSLSGAIPTNVGQPMIRVSEITVGGRKGE from the coding sequence GTGTTAGATAAAGCTTTAGTTCAAGAAGTTTTAAACCAAGCTTTAACCACTGGTGGTGATTTCGCAGAAGTTTTTGTGGAAGATACACAAACGACAGCTATCGGTATGATAGGAGGTATTGTTGAAGAAAGTAACTCTGGGCGAGACTATGGTATCGGTATAAGGATTTTTAAAGGACACAATTCTGTATATGCCTATACAAATGATAGTTCAAAAGAGAATCTATTAAAGGTGGCAAGTACTGCGGCCGCAGCTTTAAAAGGCACCAAAGGTGATTTGGTTATCAACTTAACTAAAGTTGATATATTAAATAATCACCCTATTGCAAAGATACCAAACACTGTATCTAAGAATCAAAAAGTAGAAATTATGAAAAGAGCCTATTCAGTTGCCAAAAATTATAGTTCTGAAATTAGTCAAGTTGTAGTTCGATACCTAGATGTTGACCAAAAAATATTAATTGCAAACACTGAAGGTTTGTTTGTGGAAGACCGTAGAATTAGAACACGACTTCCCATTGAAGCTATTGCATCTAAAGGTACAGAGAAGCAATCAGGATTTTATGGACCTGGTGCCCATAAAGGTTTTGAATTTTTTGATGGAATTGATGTTGATTATTACGCAACAGAAGCAGCCCGCATAGCTACTACTATGATTAATGCTGAGCTTTGTCCTAGTGGTAAAATGCCAGTTATCATTGATAATGAGTTCGGAGGTGTTATATTCCATGAGGCTTGTGGACATGGTTTAGAAGCTACTTCGGTTGCAAAGAAGACGTCTGTGTTCGCAGATAAGGTTGGAGAACAAGTGGCCTCAGAACTAGTAACTGCTATTGACGATGGTACTATACCTAATGCCTGGGGTTCATCCAATATTGACGATGAAGGAATGAAAACTCAAAAAAATATACTTATTGAAGATGGTATCCTAAAGGGATATATGATAGATAAATTAAACGCTCGTCGTATGGGTATGGAGCCAACTGGCAGTGGTAGAAGACAAAACTACAAGTTTGCCCCGACTTCTAGGATGACTAACACCTATATTGCTGGAGGGAAATCAACACCAGAGGAGATCATAGCAAATACTGAGTATGGATTGTTTGCTAAGTACATGGGCGGTGGATCTGTAAACCCTGCAACTGGTGAATTTAACTTCGCCGTTAATGAAGGATATCTAGTGAAAAATGGTAAGATAGATAGACCAGTGAGAAGCGCAACCCTTATTGGTCGAGGTATAGATGTACTAAAGAAAATTGATATGGTGGGAAATAATCTTGGTCTTGGTCAAGGCATGTGTGGATCATTAAGTGGGGCAATACCTACAAATGTTGGTCAACCTATGATTAGGGTGTCTGAAATAACAGTTGGCGGAAGAAAGGGGGAGTAG